GATCCATTATATAAACCTTAACATCAAATACTTCATATTCACATATCGCAACAatccaattaaatttttttcaataaaaccTTCTCAACCAACGCTTCACAAATCACAAACAACATTAATATaaatctgaaaaaaaataaaaaaaaatgtaacttttaCAGCAAACCcaaagaaagtttttttttttggttttacaAATCCAATGAAAAACAGTGACAGTGAAATGACAGAATTACCCATGGTAGTGAGTTTTCGATGGAAATTGTTGAGAACAGGGGTAACGGCGGCAGTTCTGATCTGAGATGTAAGACTGATCGGAGATTTCCAATCAACACCGTATCTCCACCGCAGCGATCGGAAAGTGGAAGAGAAACTCAAAGAAGAATACCCACTAAAGCAATAAGCACCAGTGGATTTAGAAAGAGTTTTAGATACCGaaaaagaagtgaaaaaatTTGGTTTGATGTGAACAGAAGAAGAAACGTACATTACTGTATAAGcctatatatatagtatacaaTAATTTGGTAGACGAAATGCGTAGGTGGGTGGGGCTAATGGGTATTTGCTGGGGTAGGGTGGGGGGTAGGGCGTGCGGAGGCGGCTAAGAGTTGTGTATCTGTaattattgaagaagaaaacagaGTATTTTTTGCTGTAACAAAAATGGAAgaaatgaagatgaagatgatgactatgattttgagaaaaaataaaccGAGTAAAGAACAGAATATACTTATGTGAGTTCAAAAAAATTATGCGAAGAGGTGATTATACACGACATGACATAATATACATGTATATTAACAGAGATATTTATGGCTCTTTTTTAGTTTATTGATTTGGAAGTCTTAGATATTATCACGTAAGTAATTTGATAAGGATAACTAAATTGACACATTGGTACAATGTATGGTGCTTTATTGACTTGACATCACATGTATTCTATCTAATATTGcaataatagtaaattattttatcgGCAAATTCTATTTgattgaagaaattaaaaaatgaaagattAATAGATTTAGAGATGATATTTTATTGCATTTGATATCGCAAGTAGATGCATGACAATTTATAGTATGTCTAAgcttaaatgaaaataaatattgttgtgtaacttcaatttatagatataaattgaaatataaatagtaatatatattgatatatatcTTAAATGTAGATAATGATTCTAGAGAGACTATCCTTTAAATCTTATCTAAGTTGTGACATGATGGGTTTTGCTATATTTCGTTAAcgtttatataatttttgtgaATTTGGATATGTTTGAATTCGATCTCTCATTAGATTTTTACGAAAAAATTTACTGAAGTTGCTTCGTGTTTTAGTTAAGTCGGGTCAAGGCCCACGAGGCCCAAATTGAACTGACCCGGGTCCATCACTATGTCAAAGAAATTCCAAttggaaattttctttcttcttcactctCTCTGTATTATTTCACTCTCCTCCAGCGTATAAAGCAAGCTGAATTTTTTCTCATACATACAACAATGGCGGAACCTAAAGTCAAATATGATCGTCAGCTCAGGTGAATTTTTTTAGTGTATTCTATGTTTTCTGCTTTCAGTTCTGTTATGAACGCCATCGCTGAATGTGTAGTTCTTATATAGTTGGattgaattgaaaattttagtagtagaaatgagaaaaaaaagcATCTTTTTTATGTGATATGCTACGGTTGTGGGAAAATATACTGATGAAATATCTATTGAATGCTAGTAAGTTCTAAAGTTAGTTGAGGCTGGGTATATTTAgggtctttttttattttaatagtgtGTGAAGTTGTGTTTTTGCGgaaaaagttttgatttttctaagttttgagtGGTGAATAAGTTTGGTATTTAAGTGGAAAAAAGGCATGAGATGAATGGTTAGTGGAAAGGCAAGGTTGCTGTTTTAATGTGCTAAGGGTGTGTTTGATAGGAACAAAAATGCTTTCTTCGGAAAAAAATGgttttttaaacttatttttcagTATTTGGTAagtaaggaaaaaaatattatcctaAGAGTATTTACATGTAATCTAGCAATATGCTATTGGAGTGACACGAGATGGGAAATAGGGGTGGCGGGGAGGAGGCGTTGGGTTGGTGGGGTGAAGACGATGAACTTGGAATGTCACTTATGGAGTTTTTTTTTCCTACTTTCAttagggaagtcattttcttcattttaaagGAATTTcccagaattttttttttccaaaacattttgaccaaccaaacatgggaagatcaaaatatatattttggtaAGTGTTTCCTCCCTACCAAACATGCCCTAACTACTACATGATTTCGCATGATACTAgaggggagagagagagagagagagagtgtgtgtgtgttcCTTTGTTTGTATTAGAAAAGTCTAATCAGGAATGGATCAGGGATGATCATTCCTATCCTAATCTCCGAGTTAGTCTAGTATTAGAAAATATGATGATTCTTGGTTCTGGATGACCATCATAAATTTTCTTGCAATGCCATATCATGGAATGCCTCATGAGATATGTCATGCAACATTGATACCTTTGTCACAGACTTTACTTTTTGACACATGTTAAATTGATCAACTTATGAATTTCAAGTACATATGTGACTTAAATGTTCACAGCTTTCAAATAATAGTTATACACAGGCAGAGACAGAGATAAGTTTAATATCATTTGGCCTCAATAACAAGGGTTTTATATCATATGACTTATGGGTATTCATGGATGTATGAAGATTCCAACTTGGAATACACCATTCCTCTGCATTCACATGTTTGACAATTAAATTTCTAGGTTGGGGTAGAGATAATACTGATGCTGTTTTGCAGGATATGGGGTGAGAAAGGACAAGCTGCACTGGAGAAAGCCAGTATCTGCTTACTTAACTGTGGTCCAACTGGTTCTGAAACTTTGAAAAATCTTGTTCTTGGTGGGGTGGGAAGCATCACTATTGTTGATGGTTCTAAGGTTGAAGTGGGTGATCTTGGAAATAATTTTATGGGTATGTTACGCTGTTGTGCATATGCATCTACAGTTTTAAAGAACCTTGGCTTCTccatattcttatttttctcttgTATTTATGGTAGTTGATGAATCAAGTGTTGGACAATCTAAGGCAGAGTGCGTGTGTGCATTTCTTCAAGAGTTAAATGATGCTGTTAAAGCGAAGTTTATAGAAGAACATCCCGAGGAGCTGATTGAGACTAATCCATCATTCTTTTCTCAGTTTACCTTGGTCATAGCTACACAGGTTTGGAGACGCAAATTATCTTGTACTCATAAAAACAATTTGATCTTGGCATAATTCTGCATTCCCACTTTTTTAACTTAGTTTTTGTTATCATAAAACCCCTGTCTATCTGCATATGGTAAAAGAAAGCTCTTGACATGTTCACTTGACATTATGCCACATTTCTTGGTAATTCTACAACATGAAACTGTCAAATTAGATATTGTCGCCAATCAGGCAAATAGCATGTGTTAGTGTTCTTCAAGGTCTGTCTTTTATTCCATAAGAAAGAAGTGATACAGTATGCTCATCTTcttgtcttattttttttatgcacACAAAAGAATTATAGAGAGATTCCTATATTTCATTGTCCTACATACATTGTCCGATATACATATTCCCTCAGAAAGTCTAATTAGTATACACACAGccaattctattattttttcggtgtttatttttaaagaacttCAGTTACAGTCTCATTCTTGATTGTAACTGAACCACTGAAGAGTCTCTATGTGTAGATCTCAAATTTGAAGTGTCTCTCTGCCTCTTGAATTGCAATTTATGAGCTACAATCATTTCAACACATCTTATCTACTGTGTAATATGTAAATTCTTAAGTGTCCCTGTAGTATGTCCATCAACACTGAGAATTATGTTGACTACATGATATTTGTCTTTTATCTCCTTCTCAACAGATGTAGGGCCATGTTGATTTGAAAGAGCAAACAATTAGTTTTGCTATCTGCATAATTATGAGCAGCAGCTTATCCACTCTTTAAATTGGGAAGCAAGGCTAGACCCCCACCccccaaaataaataaataaaagatattttttgaaaaataaaataaaaaggaatagaATACAAAAAGGTTCAAGCAAAAGAACAATCTGTTTTCTTTGCCATCCAGCTCAACCGTTCATTTAAATTGCATAACATGGCTAATTGTCTATCAGCAGTTAGCAGTGCATTGGAATTTCTGACAATTTTATCTTATGCCTTTTCGGTTCTTTATCAGTTGGTTGAAGATTCCATGGTGAAATTGGATCGTATCTGTCGGGAGGCAAATATTATTCTAATATTTGCACGATCATATGGCCTCATGGGTCTTGTTAGGATCAGTGTGAAGGTAATCTTATTGCTGCTTAGCCGTTAACTGTGAAATCTGTATTGATAGAGAACTCGTGGGTCTACACCAGTGACTACGTTAACATGGATAATGTGAGAATCTATTTCATTGTAATACAAGGAACTACTGttgcaaaaaaagaaaaccatGAAGCCATAGGAATAGAGTGAAACAATGAACGAGCAAGGAAGTTACAATGTGTTTGTTTGATAGAGCTCTTATCAAATGTGATATCATTTATGTTAATCATTTGTTCTCTTCTATCTACAGGAACATACAGTAATTGAATCAAAGCCTGACCATTTCTTAGATGATCTACGTCTTAATGACCCATGGCCAGAACTTCGGAGGTTGGCTGTTTCTTTGTGCTTTCCTCTGTGCTTTGATATGTTATAGTTGTTGTACAATGGATACTGTTCACTTTAACAATATCTCTTATTTCTAACACAAGTAcctttttggccttttttttgttttgttttgatgGGAAACAAACACCCTTGTGGCTATGTTTCAATTAGGATGACTTTGAGTAATATGGAGCATATGCCAGGGATTATGGACTATAACATACACCCCTTACTTCCAAATTGCGGATGCTCCCACATATTCTTGGCGTAGCATAATATAGGGTTCCTTTTTGTCTCAACTGTTCTTTACATCTTTATGAGTTGCGACCCTGTATGAAGGACGTGATTATGTCAAAAGAGTTGTGGTAGATTATCACCCTTATTCCTGCGGTGGAATCCTCTATTTAAGCTGACATTTAACTACATCTAGAAGTGCCTAAGAGTCAATCCAGATCCGTTTACATCTTGAAATAACATTCAGATTCCAGGCTTGTGTTTTTGCTTTACCTTTACTTTTTCTCTATGCTTAAGATCCCCTAGGGAGTTGCTAGAAAGATATACTTGACAACTTCTGAGCAAGAGTTGATCGATTATCTTTTGGGACAATGCGACTCCTCTTAGCAGGGAGGTTTGAAGGTGGTCTCTGGTGTATGGTAAAATTTCTATAAGTGGATATTGGGTGCAGTAGCTTTTCCCTAATGGATAGTAAAATGGCTGCGGCTCTTACGTGGAGCACTCAGTTTGGCAGAATGTCTTCCTATAGAATGATTGCAATGCTGTTATCTTTGGAGAAATGAATGACCCTGTTCTTCATTTGGCTTTTTGTGAGAAATTTAACTTTGTCTACCTTTTGGATGTCtgtttttttgaatttgagatgCATAAAAAAAGTACTATTGTCCGGCAATATCTACCTTGACccacttaaaaaataattcaagggTATATAATTGGAAAGAAGCTTTTTATAGAGTTTTTATCCAAACACAAGATGAGGTGGGAGACAATAAACCaaaaacttgataaaaataaatcctgcattactaatccatgcactactaatccctgcattattattgcctgcattactaatccctgcGTTATTaatctttgtaccaaacgacccctaagtgTCTTCTTTTTCAAATACTTCATTCTACTAGATTATCTGTTCACCCCCTCCCTATATCTTCCTTACCGGGCTCTCTTTTGTTGGAATAAAAAGCTTCTGAAAAATTTCACAGTTTAGTTATCTGGTCATGATTCAAGTAACATTAACAGCGTACTGATGTTCGGATGACCTTAGAAGTTTCAAACGATTGAGGGGTTGTACAAGATGAGAAATAATCAGATGCATTTGTTTTTACCTTCTTTCTTTGCTAAGGAAGAGTGGTATAACTTGCTCTGTATTTTTCAGGAGGCTTGTCGTTTCCTAGTATGCGTAGATGCTGCTGAGGATTAAGCTTTTGGTAATGGTAGAAATTGTAAGATTTGTGAACCATCTCTGCTAGAAGTGTGATGCATATAAGTAACAGTAACAAAATTTGCAAACCTGGTAGGTTATTTATGGGTTCTGATATATTCTTTTAAAGAGTCTTGGTGTAAACCCATACTTCATACCTGTGATACATTTAGATTTGTCTTTAATGGAAATTGGGATTTCACTAATGTTAGCGTCTTTCTACTGGGATCCGTCCTTTCCTTAGAGCTTTCACTGTTTCTCCTTATTTCACCAGATACATCTTCCTCATTAAAAGgaggaaaaagataaaaaaaaggggGCTGATTTAATTCATTCTTATGACCACAGGTTTGCAGAGACAATCGACTTAAACACAACTGATGCTGTAGTACATAAACACACACCATATATTATTATCCTTGTTAAGATGGCAGAGGAATGGACGAATATGCATGGTGGAAAGTTTCCTTCTAccagagaagaaaaaaaacaattcaaggTTGAAATACATATTTGTCAAATCCTTCTTAAGTTTCATCCTAAATCATTCCATTTTGGTCCATCTAAGGTGATTTGGTCAAATTATTAAATGTCATAGGATTTGATCAAATCCAAGATGAGCACGGTGGATGAAGAAAACTATAAAGAAGCCATGGAAGCATCATTTAAGGTCTTTTCCCCAGTAGGGATTGGTAAGTATATCTATGATTTGTATGCTGTATCAGAAACTCATACTATTTTTTTCGATCTTGTCTAATAATATTAGTGgtgatttattatatttttgtcgAGTCTTTGGGATGGATTCTTAGCGGTTCAACCCCTGCTTTTGTGGAGTCCTTAATCTGGGAAGCAGTTTCATTTGACTGTCATTGCACCTGCATTAAGAACAAGAACTCTCATCAGTCCATTTATTAACATCCATAACTGATTTATGTTTTCCAATATTGCTTTAGGCAACCTTCAACTGATGTTATTAGCACAATCATATGCAGCTTCCCGAgatgtaaaaaaatttatagtaagagaattaatttgaatattttcttcAGTGAGATCTCTATAATCTGTAGGAAGCTACATTGAAATACCTGCAATATCAAGTTGAGGGTTGCCTAATaaccagatttgaaattttagtagatgatgattttttattttagtacatGTCAAAAGCTCCCAATTTCTTGTGAAGCTGCTTCACATCTTTCATCTTTTGGTTCCCATTCGTCTTTGTTTAATGAATGAATATTTTCACCTAATTTTGTGTGTAAATCTAGAGTTGCTTGTGATCTTTGGCAGcaatttatttcattatctgatttctttctcaaaatttgaatagattttttactttgttttgttTCCAAAATATTACTTGTCTGTTTctggttgtctttttctttacttgatcaGGATGATGCCACTAGTTCTCAAGATTGTTGAGGTAGGGACATCTTGAATTTACTGAGAAACATGCATTTGGTGTATTGTCAATGCGGCATTTAACATAATCAGTTGCGATgttactaaattttaaaataaacctTCTGTCTTTGTACTTCAGGAGGCTCTGCTatgacttaaaaaataaataaattggagAGGCTTTGCTAAACACCAATAAACATGATTTGCTTAGATTTGGCTGCTTGGAGATGGTttatgaattggtttttatGTATTCATCATATTGTTTCTCTTTATTGCAAACTAGAGGACTAATTAGGGTAACATGCAGTTGCAACTTTGTACGCCTTGACGGACATTGTAGTCttagtcttttatttttttggattgaTTGGTTATTGCTTCAATGCAAGAAGGATAACTCTGTGGAGAAGTCTTTGAATTGATAAATATCCTAGAGAATAAGTGGGTCTTGAGTTGGGTTAGAGACTTTCTTTTCTAAACTTGTAATCATAATGACTGTAGATCttagttcatcaaataaaaagaatacTCACGGAGTAAAGAATTATTTCTGGAAACTTGACATTGTATTGGTTTCAATTTAGTGAGGTGGAATCTTAATTTGGAACCTGACGATGAGATCAGAAATTTGTAATTGAGTTTTCTCTTTCGTATACTAGGTCCAAACTTACAGAAGATTATCAATGACAGCTGTACAGAAGTTGATTCCAATTCATCTGATTTTTGGGTGATGGTAGCAGCCCTGAAGGTAACTTACACTTTCTAAAGAAAAAGCATACACACAGAGGAAAGAAGCTGGGAAACAGTTTCTGGAATTATTGCAGCTTTGTTAGTTGATTTAACTTTATTAATAGAAGAATTGCCGAGTTGATAGGTCCACTATAGCATGATTTTACATTGCTGATGTTTTGTTATTCTTGCTCATTTCTTTAgctcaaaataacaaaaagacatTTTATTAGTCCATACATTTGATGGCTTTTAGTTGATTGCTTAGATTGGAAGTACCAGTTCCATTGGTTCTTCTCTTAGTGAGTTGCTTGTAGTAGTTTCTTCCTTTGAATCTTGCTTGTTTGTATCATTTCGAAAGAGTGAGAGGGACGGCAGGGGATGGAGGGAAGAGCCTTTTTGTCAAGTTCTACATCCGAGTAATGTGGCAACAATCTATAGGCCTAAGGCTCTGGGTCTATCCTCTACAGTGCGATGATCCTTCCATCTCTTGTGTCTTTGTTGCTTTTCTGCATTTGCACAAGAAAATTTGAGTTACTAGATGGATTAGACGAATGTTGCTTAATTTGGGAACTAACTGAGattttgtgaaaaattattttccctGTGTTCATGTCATTCTTTTAATTGGTTTATATCTAATttgtatattaattattttattagtatgcTCGCAAAACTATTACATTGTCAGTCTTCATCTTGGTTAAAATGTTCGTTGTTTATCCTTTTCAGCAAATACATTTTCCTTAGTAGCCCTTATTAGACAACCTGCTTAAATTAcctaaattgatatattttcttGCATTCTAGGAGTTCATAGCTAGTGAAGGTGGTGGGGAGACACCTCTTGAGGGATCAATACCAGATATGACATCATCAACTGAGTTAGTGGTTTAAGTTTCTTCACAActcattaagttttttttaagatCTATGGGAGTTTGT
This portion of the Solanum pennellii chromosome 12, SPENNV200 genome encodes:
- the LOC107007600 gene encoding NEDD8-activating enzyme E1 regulatory subunit AXR1-like isoform X3 → MAEPKVKYDRQLRIWGEKGQAALEKASICLLNCGPTGSETLKNLVLGGVGSITIVDGSKVEVGDLGNNFMVDESSVGQSKAECVCAFLQELNDAVKAKFIEEHPEELIETNPSFFSQFTLVIATQLVEDSMVKLDRICREANIILIFARSYGLMGLVRISVKEHTVIESKPDHFLDDLRLNDPWPELRRFAETIDLNTTDAVVHKHTPYIIILVKMAEEWTNMHGGKFPSTREEKKQFKDLIKSKMSTVDEENYKEAMEASFKVFSPVGIGPNLQKIINDSCTEVDSNSSDFWVMVAALKEFIASEGGGETPLEGSIPDMTSSTELYVNLQKTYQAKAEADFLVMEQRVKNLLKKISRDPASISKANIKSFCRNARKLAVCRYRLIEDEFNSPAQPELQKYLTDEDYGTLQEANTLKVLPENTAAGLYILLRAADRFAANYNKFPGQFDGISW
- the LOC107007600 gene encoding NEDD8-activating enzyme E1 regulatory subunit AXR1-like isoform X1, with translation MAEPKVKYDRQLRIWGEKGQAALEKASICLLNCGPTGSETLKNLVLGGVGSITIVDGSKVEVGDLGNNFMVDESSVGQSKAECVCAFLQELNDAVKAKFIEEHPEELIETNPSFFSQFTLVIATQLVEDSMVKLDRICREANIILIFARSYGLMGLVRISVKEHTVIESKPDHFLDDLRLNDPWPELRRFAETIDLNTTDAVVHKHTPYIIILVKMAEEWTNMHGGKFPSTREEKKQFKDLIKSKMSTVDEENYKEAMEASFKVFSPVGIGPNLQKIINDSCTEVDSNSSDFWVMVAALKEFIASEGGGETPLEGSIPDMTSSTELYVNLQKTYQAKAEADFLVMEQRVKNLLKKISRDPASISKANIKSFCRNARKLAVCRYRLIEDEFNSPAQPELQKYLTDEDYGTLQEANTLKVLPENTAAGLYILLRAADRFAANYNKFPGQFDGEMDEDISRLKTTAVGLLNDLGCNGSSVSEDLINEMCRYGASELHVVAAFVGGVASQEVIKLITRQFIPMSGTFIFNGIDHKSQLLLL
- the LOC107007600 gene encoding NEDD8-activating enzyme E1 regulatory subunit AXR1-like isoform X4 → MAEPKVKYDRQLRIWGEKGQAALEKASICLLNCGPTGSETLKNLVLGGVGSITIVDGSKVEVGDLGNNFMVDESSVGQSKAECVCAFLQELNDAVKAKFIEEHPEELIETNPSFFSQFTLVIATQLVEDSMVKLDRICREANIILIFARSYGLMGLVRISVKEHTVIESKPDHFLDDLRLNDPWPELRRFAETIDLNTTDAVVHKHTPYIIILVKMAEEWTNMHGGKFPSTREEKKQFKDLIKSKMSTVDEENYKEAMEASFKVFSPVGIGPNLQKIINDSCTEVDSNSSDFWVMVAALKEFIASEGGGETPLEGSIPDMTSSTELYVNLQKTYQAKAEADFLVMEQRVKNLLKKISRDPASISKANIKSFCRNARKLAVCRYRLIEDEFNSPAQPELQKYLTDEDYGTAAGLYILLRAADRFAANYNKFPGQFDGISW
- the LOC107007600 gene encoding NEDD8-activating enzyme E1 regulatory subunit AXR1-like isoform X2, whose amino-acid sequence is MAEPKVKYDRQLRIWGEKGQAALEKASICLLNCGPTGSETLKNLVLGGVGSITIVDGSKVEVGDLGNNFMVDESSVGQSKAECVCAFLQELNDAVKAKFIEEHPEELIETNPSFFSQFTLVIATQLVEDSMVKLDRICREANIILIFARSYGLMGLVRISVKEHTVIESKPDHFLDDLRLNDPWPELRRFAETIDLNTTDAVVHKHTPYIIILVKMAEEWTNMHGGKFPSTREEKKQFKDLIKSKMSTVDEENYKEAMEASFKVFSPVGIGPNLQKIINDSCTEVDSNSSDFWVMVAALKEFIASEGGGETPLEGSIPDMTSSTELYVNLQKTYQAKAEADFLVMEQRVKNLLKKISRDPASISKANIKSFCRNARKLAVCRYRLIEDEFNSPAQPELQKYLTDEDYGTAAGLYILLRAADRFAANYNKFPGQFDGEMDEDISRLKTTAVGLLNDLGCNGSSVSEDLINEMCRYGASELHVVAAFVGGVASQEVIKLITRQFIPMSGTFIFNGIDHKSQLLLL